In Aegilops tauschii subsp. strangulata cultivar AL8/78 chromosome 3, Aet v6.0, whole genome shotgun sequence, one genomic interval encodes:
- the LOC109757557 gene encoding glycerophosphodiester phosphodiesterase GDPD6 → MRPSLCHVPFLLLLLLHVVIARPFFPLPSKTSNEEKKPIQTFRPYNIAHRGSNGEIPEETSAAYLRAIEEGADFIETDILASKDGALICFHDVTLDDTTDISGRKEFANRRRTYEVEWANVTGWFVVDFTLEELKTLKVKQRYSFRDQQYNGKFSIITFEEFISVALDASRTVGIYPEIKDPVFINKHVKWADGKKFEDKFVDTLLKYGYRGQYMSENWLKQPLFIQSFAPSSLVHVSNLTDSPKIFLIDDTTVRTQDTNQSYWEITSDDYLAYISNYVVGLGPWKDTIVPVAKNYLLEPTDLVARAHAHNLQVHPYTYRNENQFLHFDFHQDPYAEFDFWINTMGVDGLFTDFAGSVHKYQELKSPHPKDATANSLLGQGRISWTEPNGVVSGEPLKDKEDLRPHSSSSGRMEAAALARLPEYASTTAPLTGKRWSLPRAQRRSPRAAALAPGVASFSSASPTTRPPRIQRRGPGTKCAGRRRRADIQSDTYVLLEPGMDEEFVSKEELEVRLRGWLERWPGGALPPDLARFDTVDDAVSYLVRSVCELEVDGEVGSVQWYQVQIE, encoded by the exons ATGCGTCCGTCCCTCT GTCATGTTCCTTTTCTTCTTCTGCTACTATTACATGTGGTCATTGCTAGACCATTCTTTCCACTGCCAAGTAAGACCAGTAATGAAGAGAAGAAGCCCATACAGACATTTCGACCGTATAACATTGCTCACCGTGGCTCAAACGGGGAAATCCCAGAGGAAACAAGTGCTGCTTACCTG AGGGCTATTGAAGAAGGTGCAGATTTTATAGAGACTGACATCCTTGCTAGCAAAGATGGTGCATTGATCTGCTTTCATGATGTAACACTTGATGATACAACTGATATTTCCGGCCGTAAGGAATTCGCCAATCGAAGGAGAACCTATGAGGTGGAATGGGCCAACGTTACTGGCTGGTTTGTAG TGGATTTCACGCTTGAGGAACTTAAAACACTTAAAGTGAAGCAGCGATACTCATTCAGAGATCAACAATATAATG GCAAATTTTCAATCATCACATTTGAAGAATTCATTTCAGTTGCCTTAGATGCAAGCAGAACCGTTGGAATATATCCAGAGATAAAAGATCCAGTTTTTATCAACAAGCAT GTAAAGTGGGCAGATGGAAAGAAGTTTGAGGACAAATTTGTGGATACCTTACTAAAGTATGGATACAGGGGTCAATATATGTCCGAAAATTGGCTAAAACAGCCATTGTTTATACAATCATTTGCTCCCTCTTCCCTTGTACATGTATCAAATTTGACAGACTCTCCGAAGATCTTTCTGATTGATGATACCACAGTGAGAACTCAAGACACAAACCAG TCATACTGGGAAATCACTTCAGATGACTACCTTGCATATATTAGTAACTATGTTGTCGGCCTCGGTCCATGGAAAGATACTATTGTTCCAGTTGCAAAAAACTATTTGCTGGAACCAACTGATCTTGTTGCAAGAGCGCATGCTCATAATCTCCAG GTACACCCTTACACATACAGGAACGAGAACCAGTTTCTGCACTTCGACTTTCATCAGGATCCCTATGCCGAGTTCGATTTCTGGATAAATACGATGGGGGTTGACGGATTATTCACAGATTTCGCTGGAAGCGTACACAAGTACCAAGAACTGAAATCTCCACACCCGAAGGACGCAACCGCGAACAGCCTCCTA GGGCAGGGGAGGATAAGCTGGACAGAGCCCAACGGAGTTGTATCGGGCGAGCCATTGAAGGATAAAGAAGATTTGAGGCCACACAGCTCCAGCAGCGGAAGGATGGAGGCTGCGGCCCTGGCCCGGCTGCCGGAATATGCCTCCACCACGGCCCCGCTCACCG GCAAAAGATGGTCGTTGCCCCGTGCCCAGAGGCGATCGCCCAGGGCGGCAGCACTGGCGCCCGGAGTCGCGAGCTTCTCCAGCGCATCTCCCACTACGAGACCACCGAGAATTCAACGCCGAGGCCCCGGGACAAAG TGTGCGGGGCGCAGGAGGCGGGCGGACATCCAGTCGGACACGTACGTGCTGCTGGAGCCCGGGATGGACGAGGAGTTCGTGTCCAAGGAGGAGCTGGAGGTTCGGCTGCGGGGGTGGCTGGAGAGGTGGCCGGGGGGCGCGCTGCCGCCGGACCTCGCGAGGTTCGACACGGTGGACGACGCCGTCTCGTACCTCGTCCGGTCGGTGTGCGAGCTCGAGGTCGACGGCGAGGTGGGCTCCGTGCAGTGGTACCAGGTCCAGATCGAATGA
- the LOC109757562 gene encoding exocyst complex component EXO70E2 — MMAPELDKQYSNIQLGEEVEICDIKLALKALRKKILSLDFHNSLHVHDPQNSFEYLEVLYKLRQLSEKLGNLDPGGEAKEHKELTVYADDLFEMAMARLEEEFVYLLTYYKQPLEQELLSFRTTEDGSTDEFSSSSFSEEQSEGKSTQTGSSGGSEYLVADLIQPGALSAVKSIANFMFLSNYNNECCQAYINARQGALDEFIGSLHIDKHSIEELMSTKWNKLSASIKRWNRAMKAFVRVYLASERRLSSLVFGDLSETTVDLCFYEISFSSVMQLLSFYESVAIGPLKPEKLFRILDMYEVLDDLLPEAEFLFQAGGNDMVLAEYHEVLLQLGESARKTFAEFKYAIQSYTSSSAVPTGAVHPLTKYVMNYIKAVTVYSKTLDSLLKDADQQPIPNSCTHFTATALHLQSVAAVLEANLEAGSRLYRDCRLRNIFMMNNICYMVQKVKNSDLKSFLGDDWIRLHNRMFQHQATNYERASWSQVLSYLSDDGLCAAGGAASRKIIREKFKNFNLSFEDVYRVQTAWSVPDDQLREDVRISISLKVIQAYRTFVGRYSAFLDGTKQRDRYIKYRPEDLEELLLDLFEGTQKSLQHSGRA; from the coding sequence ATGATGGCTCCTGAGTTAGATAAGCAATACTCAAACATCCAGCTGGGAGAAGAAGTAGAGATATGTGATATTAAGCTTGCGCTCAAGGCACTGCGAAAGAAGATCCTTAGTTTGGATTttcataactccttgcatgttcATGACCCACAGAACTCATTTGAGTACTTAGAAGTGTTGTACAAATTACGGCAGCTGTCTGAGAAGTTAGGTAATTTGGACCCTGGTGGAGAAGCCAAAGAGCACAAGGAACTCACCGTGTATGCTGATGACCTTTTTGAAATGGCGATGGCGAGGCTCGAAGAGGAGTTTGTTTACCTTCTTACATACTACAAACAACCGTTAGAACAGGAGCTTCTCTCCTTCCGTACTACAGAGGATGGCAGCACGGATGAATTTTCAAGCAGCTCATTCAGTGAGGAACAAAGTGAAGGCAAGTCAACACAAACCGGTAGCAGCGGAGGATCTGAATATTTGGTGGCTGATTTGATCCAACCTGGTGCACTCTCTGCTGTCAAGTCCATTGCCAACTTCATGTTCCTGAGTAACTACAATAACGAGTGTTGCCAGGCTTATATCAATGCACGGCAGGGTGCACTAGATGAGTTCATTGGGTCTCTTCACATCGACAAGCACAGCATAGAAGAACTTATGAGCACTAAATGGAACAAACTGAGTGCATCGATAAAGCGGTGGAATCGGGCAATGAAGGCTTTTGTCCGAGTCTACCTTGCGAGCGAGAGGCGCCTTAGCAGTCTTGTCTTTGGTGACCTTTCAGAAACAACTGTAGACTTGTGCTTCTATGAGATTTCATTTAGCTCGGTCATGCAGCTTCTGAGCTTTTATGAGTCTGTAGCAATTGGACCACTTAAGCCGGAAAAGCTTTTCCGGATTCTTGATATGTATGAGGTCTTGGATGATCTGCTCCCTGAAGCAGAGTTCTTGTTCCAAGCAGGGGGCAATGATATGGTTTTAGCTGAGTATCATGAAGTCCTACTTCAGCTGGGAGAATCGGCAAGGAAAACATTTGCAGAGTTCAAGTATGCCATCCAATCCTACACGTCATCCAGTGCAGTGCCTACTGGTGCAGTGCATCCCCTCACCAAGTATGTCATGAACTATATAAAGGCTGTCACTGTTTACAGCAAAACTCTTGACTCACTGCTCAAGGATGCGGATCAACAGCCTATACCAAACTCATGCACTCATTTCACGGCCACAGCATTGCATCTGCAGTCTGTTGCTGCAGTTTTAGAAGCAAATCTTGAAGCTGGGTCTAGATTGTACAGAGATTGTCGATTGCGGAACATCTTTATGATGAACAATATCTGCTACATGGTCCAGAAAGTGAAGAACTCGGATCTCAAGAGCTTTCTTGGCGACGACTGGATCCGGCTGCACAACCGAATGTTTCAGCATCAGGCGACCAACTACGAGAGGGCGTCGTGGAGTCAGGTGCTCTCTTACCTGAGTGATGATGGCCTATGTGCCGCCGGAGGTGCCGCTTCTCGTAAAATCATCAGGGAGAAGTTCAAAAACTTCAACCTGTCCTTTGAAGATGTTTATCGAGTTCAGACGGCATGGTCTGTCCCTGATGACCAACTCCGCGAAGATGTCAGGATTTCCATATCACTGAAAGTCATACAGGCTTACAGGACATTTGTGGGGAGATACTCTGCCTTCCTTGATGGCACCAAGCAGAGAGATCGCTACATAAAGTACAGGCCTGAGGATCTGGAGGAACTTTTGCTGGATCTGTTTGAAGGAACTCAAAAGTCATTGCAGCATTCTGGCCGAGCTTGA